A single Cellulomonas sp. SLBN-39 DNA region contains:
- a CDS encoding ABC transporter ATP-binding protein has product MALTSPVATDRRAHTVALRDVRRAFATPAGPHTVLRSVDVELHAGEIVALVGPSGCGKSTLLRQVSGLDTPDGGQILLDGTPVTGVDARTAVAFQEPRLLPWRTLAQNVALGLRPGTDKAAGRARVAELLHLVGLEASAGLRPRQVSGGMAQRASLARALARNPGVLLLDEPFGALDALTRLRMQELLLDVHAAEPTTVLLVTHDVEEALYLADRVLLLRTLAGTPDATPSIAEVVDVPGARPRDRADQRLAELRVRLLDGLGVATHHAATDPDAHHSI; this is encoded by the coding sequence ATGGCCCTCACCAGCCCCGTCGCCACCGACCGCCGCGCGCACACCGTCGCGCTGCGCGACGTGCGGCGCGCGTTCGCGACGCCCGCCGGCCCGCACACGGTGCTGCGGTCCGTCGACGTCGAGCTGCACGCGGGCGAGATCGTCGCCCTCGTCGGCCCGTCCGGCTGCGGCAAGTCGACCCTCCTGCGCCAGGTCAGCGGGCTCGACACCCCGGACGGCGGCCAGATCCTGCTCGACGGCACCCCCGTCACCGGGGTCGACGCCCGCACTGCCGTCGCCTTCCAGGAGCCGCGCCTGCTGCCGTGGCGCACGCTCGCCCAGAACGTCGCCCTCGGCCTGCGGCCCGGCACCGACAAGGCCGCCGGGCGTGCCCGCGTCGCCGAGCTGCTGCACCTGGTCGGCCTGGAGGCCTCGGCGGGGCTGCGACCCCGGCAGGTGTCCGGCGGCATGGCGCAGCGCGCGTCGCTGGCCCGCGCGCTGGCCCGCAACCCCGGCGTGCTGCTGCTCGACGAGCCCTTCGGCGCGCTCGACGCGCTGACGCGCCTGCGCATGCAGGAGCTGCTGCTCGACGTGCACGCCGCCGAGCCGACCACCGTGCTGCTCGTCACGCACGACGTCGAGGAGGCCCTCTACCTGGCCGACCGGGTGCTGCTGCTGCGCACCCTCGCCGGCACCCCGGACGCCACGCCGAGCATCGCCGAGGTCGTCGACGTGCCCGGCGCCCGACCCCGCGACCGCGCCGACCAGCGCCTGGCCGAGCTGCGCGTGCGGCTGCTCGACGGCCTGGGCGTCGCCACCCACCACGCCGCGACCGACCCGGACGCGCACCACTCCATCTGA
- a CDS encoding aliphatic sulfonate ABC transporter substrate-binding protein, whose protein sequence is MTLRTAAPSTALALATALVLTGCVAGEDAAAEPAASGGTWSTDTLEIDFATYNPLSLVIKEQGWLEEELGDDVTVTWVQSAGSNKANEALRAGAIDVGSTAGSAALLARSNGSPIRTIDIYSQPEWAAIVVPEGSDITSVEDLAGRSVAATKGTDPYFFLLQSLDAAGVPLDEVEVQNLQHADGRTALEQGSVDAWAGLDPIMAASQAESGTELVYRNIDFNTYGFLNATEEFLTASPDVAQVVVDAYEKARAYAQENPEEVVEILAEVAGIDPAVAETVIVERTNLDVDPVPGEAQRAVLEVVGPIFVESGDVADQAAIDDALDTLFEPTFAEAADPSRVAG, encoded by the coding sequence ATGACCCTGCGCACCGCCGCACCCAGCACCGCCCTGGCCCTCGCCACCGCCCTGGTGCTCACCGGCTGCGTCGCCGGTGAGGACGCCGCCGCCGAGCCCGCCGCCTCCGGCGGCACCTGGAGCACCGACACCCTCGAGATCGACTTCGCCACGTACAACCCGCTGAGCCTCGTCATCAAGGAGCAGGGCTGGCTGGAGGAGGAGCTCGGCGACGACGTCACCGTCACGTGGGTGCAGTCCGCCGGGTCGAACAAGGCCAACGAGGCGCTGCGCGCCGGCGCGATCGACGTCGGGTCGACCGCCGGCTCGGCGGCGCTGCTCGCGCGCTCCAACGGCTCGCCGATCCGCACCATCGACATCTACTCCCAGCCCGAGTGGGCCGCGATCGTCGTGCCCGAGGGCTCGGACATCACCTCGGTGGAGGACCTCGCCGGCCGGTCGGTCGCCGCGACGAAGGGCACCGACCCGTACTTCTTCCTGCTGCAGTCGCTCGACGCGGCCGGCGTCCCGCTCGACGAGGTCGAGGTGCAGAACCTCCAGCACGCCGACGGGCGCACGGCCCTCGAGCAGGGGTCGGTCGACGCGTGGGCGGGGCTCGACCCGATCATGGCCGCCAGCCAGGCCGAGTCGGGCACGGAGCTGGTGTACCGGAACATCGACTTCAACACGTACGGGTTCCTCAACGCCACGGAGGAGTTCCTGACGGCCAGCCCGGACGTCGCGCAGGTGGTCGTGGACGCCTACGAGAAGGCCCGCGCGTACGCCCAGGAGAACCCCGAGGAGGTCGTGGAGATCCTCGCGGAGGTCGCCGGCATCGACCCGGCCGTCGCCGAGACGGTGATCGTCGAGCGCACGAACCTCGACGTCGACCCGGTGCCGGGCGAGGCCCAGCGGGCGGTGCTCGAGGTGGTCGGGCCGATCTTCGTCGAGTCCGGCGACGTGGCCGACCAGGCCGCCATCGACGACGCCCTCGACACGCTGTTCGAGCCGACGTTCGCCGAGGCCGCCGACCCGTCGCGCGTGGCGGGCTGA
- a CDS encoding O-acetylhomoserine aminocarboxypropyltransferase/cysteine synthase family protein: MSDHRFGFRTRALHAGGIPDAATGARAVPIYQTTSFVFQDTDDAANLFALQKYGNIYSRIGNPTVAALEERIASLEGGIGAVATASGMAAEFVTFAALVGAGDHVVASAQLYGGTVTQLDVTLRRFGVETTFVRGTDPADYAAAIRPETKVVYTEVVANPSGEVADLAGLAEVAHAAGVPLVVDATLSTPYLVRPIEHGADIVIHSVTKFLGGHGTTLGGVVVESGRFDWGNGKFPQMTEPVASYGGVQWWGNFGEYGFLTKLRSEQLRDIGPALSAQSAFQLLQGVETLAQRMDAHLANARAVAQWLDEDPRVGYVLWAGLPSHPHHERAQRYLPLGPGSVFAFGVAGTDERPGREVGRRFIEQLQLASHLANVGDARTLVIHPASTTHQQLSGEQLEAAGVPEDLVRISVGLEDVEDILWDLDQALTAATGRDRTGTEMAR; the protein is encoded by the coding sequence GTGAGCGACCACCGCTTCGGCTTCCGCACCCGCGCGCTGCACGCGGGCGGCATCCCCGACGCCGCGACCGGCGCCCGGGCGGTGCCGATCTACCAGACGACGTCGTTCGTGTTCCAGGACACCGACGACGCCGCGAACCTCTTCGCGCTGCAGAAGTACGGGAACATCTACTCCCGGATCGGCAACCCCACGGTCGCCGCGCTGGAGGAGCGGATCGCCTCGCTCGAGGGCGGGATCGGCGCGGTCGCGACCGCGTCGGGCATGGCCGCGGAGTTCGTGACGTTCGCCGCGCTCGTCGGCGCCGGTGACCACGTCGTGGCCTCCGCCCAGCTGTACGGCGGCACGGTCACCCAGCTCGACGTGACGCTGCGCCGGTTCGGCGTCGAGACGACGTTCGTGCGCGGCACCGACCCGGCCGACTACGCGGCGGCGATCCGCCCCGAGACGAAGGTCGTCTACACCGAGGTCGTCGCGAACCCGTCGGGCGAGGTCGCGGACCTCGCGGGCCTGGCGGAGGTCGCGCACGCGGCGGGCGTGCCGCTCGTCGTGGACGCGACCCTGTCGACGCCGTACCTCGTGCGCCCCATCGAGCACGGCGCGGACATCGTCATCCACTCGGTGACGAAGTTCCTCGGCGGGCACGGCACCACCCTCGGCGGCGTCGTCGTGGAGTCGGGGCGGTTCGACTGGGGCAACGGGAAGTTCCCGCAGATGACCGAGCCCGTGGCCTCGTACGGCGGCGTGCAGTGGTGGGGCAACTTCGGCGAGTACGGGTTCCTCACCAAGCTGCGCTCGGAGCAGCTGCGCGACATCGGCCCCGCCCTGTCCGCGCAGTCGGCGTTCCAGCTGCTCCAGGGGGTCGAGACCCTCGCGCAGCGCATGGACGCCCACCTGGCGAACGCCCGGGCCGTGGCGCAGTGGCTCGACGAGGACCCGCGCGTCGGGTACGTGCTGTGGGCCGGGCTCCCGTCGCACCCGCACCACGAGCGCGCGCAGCGGTACCTGCCGCTCGGGCCGGGGTCGGTGTTCGCGTTCGGCGTCGCCGGCACCGACGAGCGCCCGGGCCGCGAGGTCGGACGCCGGTTCATCGAGCAGCTCCAGCTCGCCAGCCACCTGGCCAACGTCGGGGACGCGCGCACGCTCGTCATCCACCCCGCCTCGACCACCCACCAGCAGCTCAGCGGCGAGCAGCTCGAGGCCGCGGGCGTGCCCGAGGACCTCGTGCGCATCAGCGTGGGCCTGGAG
- a CDS encoding ABC transporter permease → MTPPPVLGSPGTGPVVDRDGRPARGLNPFDSGPRRPVAPSGGSRGGAPFWSRRPVRVVGGALLPVLVLTAWWWVTASGQVPAYQLPSPASVWQAGVDLIERGELGVHIAISVQRVVLGFAIGSAVALVLGAVVGLSRAGDVLLSPTLAAVRAVPSLAWVPLLILWMKIGEDSKITLIAIGAFFPLFTTLAAALRHVDPQLVEAGRAFGLRGVRLLTTVQLPAVLPSLMAGLRLALAQAWLFLVAAELIASSMGLGFLLTDSANNGRLDRIFLAIVLLALLGKLSDSIVALAERALLRRYA, encoded by the coding sequence ATGACCCCGCCACCCGTCCTGGGCAGCCCGGGCACCGGTCCCGTCGTCGACCGCGACGGGCGGCCCGCGCGCGGGCTGAACCCGTTCGACAGCGGTCCGCGCCGACCCGTCGCCCCGTCGGGTGGCAGCCGCGGCGGCGCGCCGTTCTGGTCGCGCCGCCCGGTGCGGGTCGTCGGCGGCGCGCTGCTGCCGGTGCTCGTGCTCACCGCGTGGTGGTGGGTCACCGCCTCCGGGCAGGTGCCCGCCTACCAGCTGCCGTCGCCCGCGTCGGTGTGGCAGGCCGGCGTCGACCTGATCGAGCGCGGCGAGCTGGGTGTGCACATCGCCATCTCGGTGCAGCGCGTCGTGCTGGGCTTCGCGATCGGCTCCGCCGTCGCGCTCGTCCTCGGCGCCGTCGTGGGCCTCTCCCGCGCCGGCGACGTGCTGCTGTCCCCCACGCTGGCGGCGGTGCGCGCCGTGCCGTCGCTGGCGTGGGTGCCGCTGCTGATCCTCTGGATGAAGATCGGCGAGGACTCCAAGATCACGCTCATCGCCATCGGCGCGTTCTTCCCGCTGTTCACCACGCTGGCCGCCGCGCTGCGCCACGTGGACCCCCAGCTCGTCGAGGCGGGGCGCGCGTTCGGGCTGCGGGGCGTGCGGCTGCTGACCACCGTGCAGCTGCCGGCCGTGCTGCCCTCGCTCATGGCCGGGCTGCGGCTCGCGCTCGCCCAGGCGTGGCTCTTCCTCGTCGCCGCCGAGCTCATCGCGTCGTCCATGGGCCTGGGCTTCCTGCTCACCGACTCGGCGAACAACGGCCGGCTCGACCGGATCTTCCTGGCCATCGTGCTGCTGGCCCTGCTCGGCAAGCTGTCCGACTCGATCGTGGCGCTCGCCGAGCGTGCGCTGCTGCGGAGGTACGCATGA
- the acs gene encoding acetate--CoA ligase, translated as MTTLTALQTETRTYPPSPAFAAQANLGPEAWAAADADPVAFWEDAARRLEWDTPWTVAHEWEPPVPVAGGAPDELTVPQARWFVGGRLNVAVNCVDRHVAAGRGDKVALHVEGERGDRRSITYAQLQREVAQAAHALTELGVGPGDRVVVYLPVIAETVVVTLAIARIGAVHSLVFGGFSAEAVRFRVQDTRAKVLVTSDGQVRRGQDVEVKSAADEAVAGLDHVEHVLVVRRTGQDVPWTPGRDVWWDDVVARQPDVHEPQAFDAEHPLFVIYTSGTTGKPKGLVHTAGGYLTHAAWSHWAVFDAKDDDVHWCTADLAWVTAHTYEIYGPLANGLTQVIYEGTPDAPHRERHLEVIERYGVTTYYTAPTLIRTFMTWFGADLPGGHDLSSIRLLGTVGEAINPEAWVWFRRTFGRDEVPVVDTWWQSETGAAMIAPLPGATTLKPGSATRPLPGVAAKVVGEDGAEVAPGQGGFLVVERPWPGMARTVWGDPQRYLDAYWRRFAGHGEHGGYFLAGDGASYDDDKDVWLLGRIDDVINVSGHRLSTIEVESALVAHPAVGEAGVAGVADPVTGQAVAAFVVPSVTPGPVEDVAAWLAAGAALREDLRAHVAHAIGPVAKPRHVLLVPEVPKTRSGKIMRRLLTQLVEGTTLGDTTSLQNPWAVEQVGALVVAAGLDAR; from the coding sequence ATGACCACCCTGACGGCCCTGCAGACCGAGACCCGCACCTACCCGCCGTCGCCCGCGTTCGCCGCGCAGGCCAACCTGGGGCCCGAGGCGTGGGCCGCGGCCGACGCCGACCCCGTGGCCTTCTGGGAGGACGCGGCCCGGCGCCTGGAGTGGGACACGCCGTGGACCGTCGCGCACGAGTGGGAGCCGCCCGTGCCCGTCGCCGGCGGCGCCCCCGACGAGCTGACCGTGCCGCAGGCCCGCTGGTTCGTCGGCGGCCGGCTCAACGTGGCCGTCAACTGCGTCGACCGGCACGTCGCGGCCGGGCGCGGCGACAAGGTCGCGCTGCACGTCGAGGGCGAGCGCGGCGACCGCCGCTCGATCACCTACGCCCAGCTGCAGCGCGAGGTCGCGCAGGCCGCGCACGCGCTCACCGAGCTCGGCGTCGGCCCCGGCGACCGCGTCGTGGTGTACCTGCCGGTGATCGCCGAGACCGTCGTCGTGACCCTCGCCATCGCGCGGATCGGCGCCGTGCACTCCCTCGTCTTCGGCGGGTTCTCCGCCGAGGCCGTGCGGTTCCGCGTCCAGGACACCCGCGCCAAGGTGCTCGTCACGAGCGACGGGCAGGTCCGCCGCGGGCAGGACGTCGAGGTCAAGTCCGCCGCCGACGAGGCCGTCGCGGGCCTCGACCACGTCGAGCACGTGCTCGTCGTGCGCCGCACCGGCCAGGACGTGCCCTGGACGCCCGGGCGCGACGTGTGGTGGGACGACGTCGTCGCCCGCCAGCCCGACGTGCACGAGCCGCAGGCGTTCGACGCCGAGCACCCGCTGTTCGTCATCTACACCTCCGGCACCACCGGCAAGCCCAAGGGCCTGGTGCACACCGCGGGCGGGTACCTCACGCACGCCGCCTGGTCCCACTGGGCGGTGTTCGACGCCAAGGACGACGACGTGCACTGGTGCACCGCCGACCTCGCGTGGGTCACCGCGCACACCTACGAGATCTACGGGCCGCTCGCCAACGGCCTCACGCAGGTGATCTACGAGGGCACCCCCGACGCCCCGCACCGCGAGCGCCACCTGGAGGTCATCGAGCGGTACGGCGTGACGACGTACTACACGGCGCCGACGCTGATCCGCACGTTCATGACCTGGTTCGGGGCGGACCTGCCCGGCGGGCACGACCTGTCGAGCATCCGGCTGCTCGGGACCGTCGGGGAGGCCATCAACCCCGAGGCGTGGGTGTGGTTCCGGCGCACGTTCGGCCGCGACGAGGTGCCCGTGGTCGACACGTGGTGGCAGTCGGAGACGGGTGCGGCGATGATCGCGCCGCTGCCCGGCGCGACCACGCTCAAGCCGGGCTCGGCGACGCGCCCGCTGCCGGGCGTGGCGGCGAAGGTCGTCGGCGAGGACGGCGCCGAGGTGGCGCCGGGGCAGGGCGGCTTCCTCGTCGTCGAGCGCCCCTGGCCGGGCATGGCGCGCACGGTGTGGGGCGACCCGCAGCGGTACCTCGACGCGTACTGGCGCCGGTTCGCCGGGCACGGGGAGCACGGCGGGTACTTCCTCGCCGGCGACGGCGCGTCGTACGACGACGACAAGGACGTGTGGCTGCTGGGGCGGATCGACGACGTCATCAACGTCTCGGGGCACCGGCTGTCGACGATCGAGGTGGAGTCGGCGCTCGTCGCGCACCCGGCGGTCGGCGAGGCCGGTGTCGCGGGCGTCGCGGACCCGGTGACGGGGCAGGCCGTCGCGGCGTTCGTCGTGCCGTCGGTGACGCCCGGGCCCGTGGAGGACGTCGCGGCGTGGCTCGCGGCGGGCGCCGCGCTGCGCGAGGACCTGCGCGCGCACGTGGCGCACGCCATCGGCCCGGTCGCCAAGCCGCGGCACGTGCTGCTGGTCCCGGAGGTCCCCAAGACCCGGTCGGGCAAGATCATGCGGCGGCTGCTCACGCAGCTCGTCGAGGGCACGACGCTCGGCGACACGACGTCGCTGCAGAACCCGTGGGCCGTGGAGCAGGTGGGCGCGCTCGTCGTCGCCGCCGGTCTCGACGCCCGCTGA